In a single window of the Halobaculum lipolyticum genome:
- a CDS encoding ABC transporter ATP-binding protein, whose translation MSHPSDEDDPFEDIREKTDNPMKRLFTEYGARNTRYFGLGFFGSVFARLLDLLPPLLLGLAIDAIFRDDRPFALPLVPQGLLPTEPRGQFVFSIGVIAFAFFGGSVFHWVRNYGWNSFAQNIQHDIRTDTYDKMQRLNMDFFAEKQTGEMMSVLSNDVNRLERFLNDGMNSAFRLSVMVLGIAGIMFWLNPRLALISLLPVPVIAVTTWKFIDVIQPKYADVRKTVGHLNSRLENNLGGIKVIKTFNTEGFESERVDDVSGDYYDANWDAITTRIKFFPALRVIAGIGFVITFGVGGFWVLGDAPLWITGGSELTVGTFTTFILYTQRFIWPMAQFGSIINMYQRARASSARLFGLMDTPSRIVEDPAAEDLVVSDGEVVYDDVSFGYDAGETIVDDISFDVAGGETLALVGPTGAGKSTVLKLLLRMYDVNEGSIEIDGQDIRDVTIPSLRRSLGYVSQDTFMFYGTVRDNIAYGTFDADEDEIVEAAKAAEAHDFIRNLPEGYDTEIGERGVKLSGGQRQRLSIARAILKDPEILVLDEATSDVDTETEMLIQRSIDRLTEDRTTFAIAHRLSTIKDADQIVVLEDGRIAERGSHDALLGEDGLYAHLWGVQAGEIDELPQEFIDRAAERASRTETEAEASDD comes from the coding sequence ATGAGTCACCCCTCGGACGAGGACGACCCCTTCGAGGACATCCGCGAGAAGACGGACAACCCGATGAAGCGGTTGTTCACCGAGTACGGGGCCCGGAACACCCGCTACTTCGGTCTCGGCTTCTTCGGCAGCGTCTTCGCGCGGCTCCTCGACCTGTTGCCGCCGCTCCTGTTGGGGCTGGCCATCGACGCCATCTTCCGCGACGACCGGCCGTTCGCCCTCCCGCTGGTGCCGCAGGGACTGCTCCCGACGGAGCCGCGCGGGCAGTTCGTGTTCAGCATCGGCGTCATCGCGTTCGCCTTCTTCGGCGGGTCGGTCTTCCACTGGGTCCGCAACTACGGCTGGAACTCCTTCGCGCAGAACATCCAACACGACATCCGGACGGACACCTACGACAAGATGCAGCGGCTGAACATGGACTTCTTCGCCGAGAAGCAGACCGGCGAGATGATGTCCGTCCTGTCGAACGACGTGAACCGGCTGGAGCGGTTCCTCAACGACGGGATGAACTCCGCGTTCCGCCTGTCGGTGATGGTGCTCGGCATCGCCGGCATCATGTTCTGGCTGAACCCCCGGCTGGCGCTCATCTCGCTGCTCCCGGTCCCGGTCATCGCCGTGACGACGTGGAAGTTCATCGACGTCATCCAGCCGAAGTACGCCGACGTCCGCAAGACGGTCGGCCACCTCAACTCCCGCCTGGAGAACAACCTCGGCGGCATCAAGGTGATCAAGACGTTCAACACCGAGGGCTTCGAGTCCGAGCGCGTCGACGACGTCTCCGGCGACTACTACGACGCGAACTGGGACGCGATCACGACGCGGATCAAGTTCTTCCCCGCCCTGCGGGTCATCGCCGGCATCGGCTTCGTGATCACCTTCGGCGTCGGCGGGTTCTGGGTGCTCGGTGACGCGCCGCTGTGGATCACCGGCGGCAGCGAGTTGACCGTCGGGACGTTCACGACGTTCATCCTCTACACCCAGCGCTTCATCTGGCCGATGGCGCAGTTCGGCTCCATCATCAACATGTACCAGCGTGCCCGCGCCTCCAGCGCCCGCCTGTTCGGCCTGATGGACACCCCCTCCCGCATCGTCGAGGACCCCGCCGCCGAGGACCTGGTCGTCTCCGACGGCGAGGTCGTGTACGACGACGTCTCCTTCGGCTACGACGCCGGGGAGACCATCGTCGACGACATCAGCTTCGACGTCGCGGGCGGCGAGACGCTCGCGCTCGTCGGGCCGACCGGCGCCGGGAAGTCGACGGTCCTGAAGCTCCTGCTCCGGATGTACGACGTGAACGAGGGGAGCATCGAGATCGACGGACAGGACATCCGCGACGTGACGATCCCGAGCCTGCGCCGCTCGCTCGGCTACGTCAGTCAGGACACGTTCATGTTCTACGGGACGGTCCGCGACAACATCGCCTACGGCACGTTCGACGCCGACGAAGACGAGATCGTCGAGGCCGCGAAGGCGGCGGAGGCCCACGACTTCATCCGGAACCTCCCGGAGGGGTACGACACCGAGATCGGCGAGCGCGGCGTGAAGCTGTCGGGCGGCCAGCGCCAGCGGCTCTCCATCGCCCGCGCGATCCTCAAAGACCCCGAGATCCTCGTGCTCGACGAGGCGACCTCCGACGTCGACACGGAGACGGAGATGCTCATCCAGCGCTCCATCGACCGGCTCACCGAGGACCGCACCACCTTCGCCATCGCCCACCGCCTCTCGACGATCAAGGACGCCGACCAGATCGTCGTGTTGGAGGACGGGCGGATCGCCGAGCGCGGCAGCCACGACGCCCTGCTCGGCGAGGACGGGCTGTACGCCCACCTGTGGGGCGTGCAGGCCGGCGAGATCGACGAGTTGCCCCAGGAGTTCATCGACCGCGCCGCCGAGCGGGCGTCGCGGACGGAGACGGAAGCGGAAGCGAGCGACGACTGA
- a CDS encoding phosphoglycerate kinase: MSSFRTLDDLPAQQRVLVRLDLNSPVEDGVVQDNRRFSRHAETVAELADAGHRVALMAHQGRPGDDDFVSLEQHADVLAEHAGVDVDFVADTFGDDALAAIRSLDAGDVLLLENTRMTDDELPEEEPEEHAASDFVETLAPEFDAYVNDAYSAAHRQHASLVGFPLRLPSYAGRVMETEYEANTAIAEREFDGDVTMVVGGTKATDVIGVMEALDEKVDRFLLGGVAGELFLRAAGYPVGEDVDTELFDDQWNANEETIRSVLEERRDQVTLASDLAYEDADGERSEVAVEDIVEKTQSFLDVGSDTVADYEPTIRDSEAVFVKGALGVFEDERFSVGTVGVLEAIADTDCFSVVGGGDTSRAIGMYGMSEDDFSHVSIAGGAYIRALTGEPLPAIELLVRNAAEGVGR; the protein is encoded by the coding sequence ATGAGCAGTTTCCGCACCCTCGACGACCTGCCCGCCCAGCAGCGCGTCCTCGTCCGTCTCGACCTCAACTCCCCGGTCGAGGACGGCGTCGTGCAGGACAACCGCCGGTTCTCCCGGCACGCCGAGACGGTGGCCGAACTCGCGGACGCGGGCCACCGCGTCGCCCTCATGGCCCACCAAGGCCGCCCCGGCGACGACGACTTCGTCTCGCTGGAGCAGCACGCCGACGTCCTCGCCGAGCACGCCGGCGTCGACGTGGACTTCGTCGCGGACACGTTCGGAGACGACGCGCTCGCGGCGATCCGGTCCCTCGACGCCGGCGACGTGCTCCTGCTGGAGAACACCCGGATGACCGACGACGAGTTGCCCGAGGAGGAGCCGGAGGAGCACGCCGCCAGCGACTTCGTCGAGACGCTCGCCCCCGAGTTCGACGCGTACGTCAACGACGCCTACTCGGCGGCCCACCGCCAGCACGCCTCGCTCGTCGGCTTCCCGCTGAGGCTCCCCAGCTACGCGGGGCGCGTGATGGAGACCGAGTACGAGGCCAACACCGCCATCGCCGAGCGCGAGTTCGACGGCGACGTGACGATGGTCGTCGGCGGGACGAAGGCGACCGACGTCATCGGCGTGATGGAGGCGCTCGACGAGAAGGTCGACCGGTTCCTGCTCGGCGGCGTCGCCGGCGAACTGTTCCTCCGCGCGGCGGGCTACCCCGTCGGCGAGGACGTCGACACCGAGCTGTTCGACGACCAGTGGAACGCCAACGAGGAGACCATCCGCTCGGTGCTGGAGGAGCGGCGCGACCAGGTGACGCTCGCCTCGGATCTGGCGTACGAGGACGCCGACGGCGAGCGCAGCGAGGTCGCCGTCGAGGACATCGTGGAGAAGACGCAGTCGTTCCTCGACGTCGGCTCCGACACCGTCGCCGACTACGAGCCGACGATCCGCGACTCCGAGGCCGTGTTCGTGAAGGGCGCCCTCGGCGTGTTCGAGGACGAGCGCTTCAGCGTCGGCACCGTCGGCGTGCTGGAGGCCATCGCCGACACCGACTGCTTCTCGGTCGTCGGCGGCGGCGACACCTCCCGCGCCATCGGGATGTACGGGATGAGCGAGGACGACTTCTCGCACGTCTCCATCGCCGGCGGCGCGTACATCCGCGCGCTCACCGGCGAGCCGCTGCCCGCGATCGAACTGTTAGTACGGAACGCGGCCGAAGGCGTCGGTCGATAG
- a CDS encoding type II glyceraldehyde-3-phosphate dehydrogenase yields the protein MIQVGVNGYGTIGKRVADAVAAQPDMKLIGVAKTRPNFEAEAAVRKGYPLYAAIPDRADQFRDAGIDLAGEVEDMVMTADVVVDTTPSGIGADNCDLYERYDTPAILQGGEDADVADVSFNARANYDLARDDVDVARVVSCNTTGLSRLLAPLVEAYGVEKARVTLVRRGGDPGQTSRGPINDILPDPVTVPSHHGPDVNTIIPDVDIDTLGVKVPATLMHLHSVNVTLEAEPSAAEVRELLGAESRLFLVPEETGIDGTGKLKEFAMDTGRPRGDLWENCIWEDSISMEGDDLYLFQSIHQESDVIPENIDAIRALLDWEDRETSMRITDETLGVGLESLFDGRRQRVVPRSDG from the coding sequence ATGATACAGGTGGGCGTCAACGGGTACGGGACGATCGGCAAGCGCGTCGCCGACGCGGTGGCCGCACAACCCGACATGAAGCTGATCGGCGTCGCGAAGACCCGGCCGAACTTCGAGGCGGAGGCGGCCGTGCGCAAGGGGTACCCGTTGTACGCCGCGATCCCGGACCGAGCCGACCAGTTCCGGGACGCCGGCATCGACCTGGCGGGGGAGGTCGAGGACATGGTGATGACCGCCGACGTGGTCGTCGACACGACGCCGTCGGGCATCGGCGCCGACAACTGCGACCTCTACGAGCGCTACGACACCCCCGCCATCCTCCAGGGCGGGGAAGATGCGGACGTGGCGGACGTGAGCTTCAACGCCCGGGCGAACTACGACCTGGCGCGCGACGACGTCGACGTCGCCCGCGTCGTCTCCTGCAACACGACCGGCCTCTCCCGACTGCTGGCGCCCCTCGTCGAGGCGTACGGCGTCGAGAAGGCGCGCGTCACGCTCGTCCGCCGCGGCGGCGACCCCGGCCAGACCTCCCGCGGCCCGATCAACGACATCCTCCCCGACCCCGTGACGGTGCCCTCCCACCACGGCCCGGACGTGAACACGATCATCCCCGACGTCGACATCGACACGCTCGGCGTGAAGGTGCCCGCGACGCTGATGCACCTCCACTCGGTGAACGTCACGCTCGAGGCCGAGCCGTCGGCCGCCGAGGTGCGCGAGCTACTGGGGGCGGAGTCGCGCCTGTTCCTCGTGCCCGAAGAGACGGGCATCGACGGCACAGGGAAGCTCAAGGAGTTCGCGATGGACACCGGCCGTCCGCGCGGCGACCTGTGGGAGAACTGCATCTGGGAGGACTCCATCTCGATGGAGGGGGACGACCTGTACCTGTTCCAGTCGATCCACCAGGAGTCGGACGTGATCCCGGAGAACATCGACGCGATCCGGGCGCTCCTCGACTGGGAGGACCGGGAGACGAGCATGCGGATCACCGACGAGACGCTCGGCGTCGGGCTGGAGTCGCTGTTCGACGGGCGGCGCCAGCGGGTGGTCCCCCGGAGCGACGGCTGA
- a CDS encoding aminopeptidase has protein sequence MDEDLRAAAETAIHQCLELGGDESLAVVTDDKREAIGEALYAVASEVTDDASVVRYPPAGQHGEEPPAPVAAAMREADAFLAPTTKSLSHTRARGAACDAGARGATLPGITREVFVTGLDADYDAIAGHCDDVLAQVGDADEIRVTTEAGTDITFEPGDREFLADTGDVSEAGSFSNLPAGEVFVSPETADGTYVVDGTMMPYGLLEGRELRFEVTDGFVTDISDDEVREQVEAAAEEVGRDAYNLAELGIGTNVGVTDLVGSVLLDEKAAGTVHIAIGDDAGIGGDTDAPLHLDGIVKAPTVYADGDEVVLPEP, from the coding sequence ATGGACGAGGACCTCCGAGCGGCCGCGGAAACGGCGATCCACCAGTGTCTGGAGTTGGGGGGCGACGAGTCGCTCGCCGTCGTCACCGACGACAAGCGCGAGGCCATCGGCGAGGCGCTGTACGCGGTCGCCAGCGAGGTGACCGACGACGCGAGCGTCGTCCGCTACCCGCCGGCGGGCCAGCACGGCGAGGAACCGCCCGCGCCGGTCGCCGCCGCGATGCGTGAGGCCGACGCGTTCCTCGCGCCGACGACGAAGAGCCTGAGCCACACCCGCGCCCGCGGCGCGGCCTGCGACGCCGGCGCGCGCGGCGCGACCCTCCCGGGCATCACCCGCGAGGTGTTCGTCACCGGTCTCGACGCCGACTACGACGCCATCGCCGGCCACTGTGACGACGTGCTCGCGCAGGTCGGCGACGCCGACGAGATCCGCGTCACGACCGAGGCGGGCACCGACATCACGTTCGAACCGGGCGACCGCGAGTTCCTCGCCGACACCGGCGACGTGAGCGAGGCGGGGTCGTTCTCGAACCTCCCCGCCGGCGAGGTGTTCGTCAGCCCCGAGACCGCCGACGGCACGTACGTCGTCGACGGGACGATGATGCCGTACGGCCTGCTGGAGGGGCGGGAACTCCGCTTCGAGGTGACCGACGGGTTCGTCACCGACATCTCCGACGACGAGGTGCGCGAGCAGGTGGAGGCGGCCGCCGAGGAGGTCGGCCGCGACGCGTACAACCTCGCGGAACTGGGCATCGGCACGAACGTCGGCGTCACCGACCTCGTCGGCTCCGTGCTGCTCGACGAGAAGGCCGCCGGCACCGTCCACATCGCCATCGGCGACGACGCGGGCATCGGCGGCGACACCGACGCGCCGTTGCACCTCGACGGCATCGTGAAAGCGCCGACCGTGTACGCCGACGGAGACGAAGTCGTCCTGCCAGAGCCGTAG
- a CDS encoding DUF6653 family protein — MDPQRRFADVDVFWERHANPKSGWSRFLSVPLLLLAAYTRDRRVLAVALGWTLVNPVVFPRVDRGPEVDPAWMTRVVDAERAWLRDETSPGGWHRLNTVSGPVTAYALYAAYRRRPLRAILAGAASMALKLAFVWGLERRWSADLSTENRA, encoded by the coding sequence ATGGACCCCCAACGCCGGTTCGCCGACGTCGACGTGTTCTGGGAGCGCCACGCCAACCCGAAGAGCGGCTGGTCGCGGTTCCTCTCGGTCCCCCTGCTCTTGCTGGCCGCGTACACCCGCGACCGCCGCGTGCTCGCGGTCGCGCTCGGCTGGACGCTCGTCAACCCGGTCGTGTTCCCGCGCGTCGACCGCGGTCCCGAGGTCGACCCGGCGTGGATGACCCGCGTCGTCGACGCCGAGCGGGCGTGGCTCCGCGACGAGACCTCCCCCGGGGGGTGGCACCGACTCAACACCGTCTCCGGGCCGGTGACGGCGTACGCGCTGTACGCGGCGTACCGCCGGCGACCGCTTCGAGCGATCCTCGCGGGCGCGGCGTCGATGGCGCTGAAGCTGGCGTTCGTGTGGGGACTGGAGCGACGGTGGTCGGCCGATCTGTCGACCGAGAACCGAGCGTAG
- a CDS encoding DUF7504 family protein, whose translation MSGSEQGVGPHGEVSAASAADGGAGSRSVSSKAELVLTPPGDGRRTMVQRQAVGSFVTHPTVVEFTYDGDPLALRERWRADVGSPPCHMVVDASGTGEVPGPRVAADGGSFAVEGAHPWDLTGLCMKWQDALREARNHGDLFVTFDSVTALLQYVDLREAYRFLHTLVAGVHRVGARGQFYLDPEAHDDRTVSTVQGLFDSVRRLG comes from the coding sequence ATGAGCGGGAGCGAGCAGGGAGTGGGACCCCACGGCGAGGTGTCGGCGGCCTCGGCAGCCGACGGCGGGGCGGGGAGCCGCAGTGTCTCCTCGAAAGCCGAGCTGGTACTGACGCCCCCCGGCGACGGTCGCCGGACGATGGTGCAACGGCAGGCGGTGGGGAGCTTCGTGACGCACCCGACGGTCGTCGAGTTCACCTACGACGGCGACCCGCTGGCGCTGCGCGAGCGGTGGCGCGCCGACGTCGGCTCGCCGCCGTGTCACATGGTCGTCGACGCCTCCGGCACGGGCGAGGTGCCCGGTCCCCGCGTCGCCGCCGACGGCGGCTCCTTCGCCGTCGAGGGCGCCCACCCGTGGGACCTCACCGGACTGTGCATGAAGTGGCAGGACGCGCTCCGGGAGGCGCGCAACCACGGCGACCTGTTCGTCACGTTCGACTCCGTGACGGCGCTGCTCCAGTACGTCGACCTCCGGGAGGCGTACCGGTTCCTCCACACTCTCGTCGCCGGCGTCCACCGCGTCGGCGCCCGCGGGCAGTTCTACCTCGACCCGGAGGCCCACGACGACCGGACGGTGTCGACGGTGCAGGGGCTGTTCGACAGCGTTCGCCGACTCGGCTGA
- the mutL gene encoding DNA mismatch repair endonuclease MutL, with translation MTGEIRALDDRTVREIAAGEVVERPASVVKELVENALDAGASRVAVAVENGGIDGIRVRDDGSGIPPEQLPMAVAKHATSKLDGMADLDAGVATLGFRGEALHSVGAVAEVTVRSRTPDADTGAELVVDHGDESDVRPAGCPVGTTVEVRDLFGRTPARRKFLKTPATEFDRVNGVVSAYALANPDVAVSLEHDGREVFASPGDGNRRSAVLAVYGREVAESMVDVDHGSESGAVSVHGLVSHPETTRAGREYLTTYVNDRWVRDGDLRGAVVDAYGGQLATDRYPFAVLFVEVPAPAVDVNVHPRKTEVRFDDDADVMGTVREAVRSALLEHGLLRSSAPRGRSAPDEATVDPEVVGGAGTDHERAAAERRGAEDDGDDEETASAAGADTTSSVLDAWGGSDATGPDDPADAPIDGVSPPDGDAGGDERGGPDDDSAGSADTVDSAATADAASADTPDSADAADAAWNVDIGGGSDRPTDHPERGRTDATAGRSPSPRAWQTDDGAESSEAADDATDTAADGRSVAAADRDRRRSWGAPSQSTLAGGTTDERTQRDRLPAMRVLGQYDDTYVVCETDAGLVLVDQHAADERVNYERLQAAVGDGAPTQTLATPVELELTARESELFETFREALGEVGFAAERVDAGGSSGADANDGDASDAGSHVVAVTAVPAVFDATLDPDLLRDVLAAFADGVTAGDRPVSEVADALLADLACYPSVTGNTSLTEGSVADLLDALDACENPYACPHGRPVLVEFGSEEIEDRFERDYPGHGGRRAE, from the coding sequence ATGACCGGCGAGATACGCGCGCTCGACGACCGCACCGTCCGCGAGATCGCCGCGGGCGAGGTGGTCGAGCGCCCCGCCTCCGTCGTGAAGGAACTCGTCGAGAACGCCCTCGACGCGGGCGCCTCCCGCGTCGCCGTCGCCGTCGAGAACGGCGGGATCGACGGCATCCGCGTCCGCGACGACGGGTCGGGGATCCCCCCCGAACAGCTGCCGATGGCGGTCGCGAAACACGCCACCAGCAAGCTCGACGGGATGGCCGACCTCGACGCCGGCGTCGCCACGCTCGGCTTCCGCGGCGAGGCGCTCCACTCCGTCGGCGCCGTCGCCGAAGTGACCGTCCGCTCGCGCACGCCCGACGCCGACACCGGCGCCGAGTTGGTCGTCGACCACGGCGACGAGTCCGACGTCCGGCCGGCGGGCTGTCCGGTCGGGACGACCGTCGAGGTGCGCGACCTGTTCGGCCGCACCCCCGCGCGCCGGAAGTTCCTCAAGACGCCCGCGACGGAGTTCGACCGCGTCAACGGCGTCGTCTCGGCGTACGCCCTCGCGAACCCGGACGTGGCCGTCTCCCTGGAACACGACGGCCGCGAGGTGTTCGCCTCCCCAGGCGACGGGAACCGACGCTCGGCCGTCCTCGCCGTCTACGGCCGCGAGGTCGCCGAGTCGATGGTCGACGTCGACCACGGGTCCGAGTCCGGCGCGGTGTCGGTCCACGGGCTGGTCTCGCACCCGGAGACGACCCGCGCGGGGCGGGAGTACCTGACGACGTACGTGAACGACCGGTGGGTGCGCGACGGCGACCTCCGCGGCGCCGTCGTCGACGCCTACGGCGGCCAACTCGCGACCGATCGGTACCCGTTCGCCGTGCTGTTCGTCGAGGTTCCCGCGCCCGCCGTCGACGTGAACGTCCACCCGCGCAAGACGGAGGTGCGCTTCGACGACGACGCCGACGTGATGGGGACCGTCCGCGAGGCGGTCCGGTCGGCGCTGCTGGAGCACGGACTCCTGCGCTCGTCGGCGCCGCGGGGGCGCTCCGCGCCCGACGAGGCGACCGTCGATCCGGAGGTGGTCGGCGGCGCCGGCACCGACCACGAGCGCGCCGCCGCCGAGCGCCGGGGAGCCGAGGACGACGGAGACGACGAGGAGACGGCGTCGGCCGCCGGCGCCGACACCACCTCGTCGGTGCTCGACGCGTGGGGCGGCTCCGACGCGACGGGTCCCGACGACCCCGCGGACGCCCCGATCGACGGCGTCTCGCCGCCGGACGGCGACGCCGGCGGCGACGAGCGCGGCGGGCCGGACGACGACTCCGCCGGCTCCGCCGACACCGTCGATTCCGCCGCCACCGCCGACGCAGCCAGTGCCGACACTCCCGACTCGGCCGACGCCGCCGACGCCGCGTGGAACGTCGACATCGGCGGCGGCTCCGACCGGCCGACGGACCACCCGGAGCGCGGGCGAACGGACGCGACGGCCGGCCGCTCGCCGTCGCCGCGGGCGTGGCAGACCGACGACGGAGCCGAATCGAGCGAGGCGGCCGACGACGCCACCGACACCGCGGCCGACGGTCGGTCGGTCGCGGCCGCCGACCGCGACCGGCGCCGCTCGTGGGGCGCGCCGTCGCAGTCGACGCTCGCCGGCGGCACCACAGACGAGCGCACCCAGCGCGACCGGCTGCCCGCGATGCGCGTGCTCGGACAGTACGACGACACGTACGTCGTCTGCGAGACGGACGCGGGGCTGGTGCTGGTCGACCAACACGCCGCCGACGAGCGGGTGAACTACGAGCGCCTGCAGGCGGCCGTCGGCGACGGCGCCCCCACGCAGACGCTCGCGACGCCCGTCGAACTCGAGTTGACCGCCCGCGAGTCGGAGCTGTTCGAGACGTTCCGCGAGGCGCTGGGCGAGGTCGGCTTCGCCGCCGAGCGCGTCGACGCCGGCGGGAGCAGTGGCGCGGACGCGAACGACGGCGACGCGAGCGACGCCGGGAGCCACGTCGTCGCGGTGACGGCGGTGCCGGCGGTGTTCGACGCGACGCTGGACCCGGACCTGCTCCGCGACGTGCTGGCGGCGTTCGCCGACGGGGTGACCGCCGGCGACCGCCCCGTCTCCGAGGTCGCCGACGCCCTCCTGGCGGACCTCGCCTGCTACCCGTCGGTGACGGGGAACACGTCGCTCACGGAAGGGAGCGTCGCGGACCTGCTCGACGCCCTCGACGCCTGCGAGAACCCGTACGCCTGCCCGCACGGCCGGCCGGTGCTCGTGGAGTTCGGCAGCGAGGAGATCGAAGACCGGTTCGAGCGCGACTACCCCGGCCACGGCGGCCGACGCGCCGAGTAG